In Acinetobacter pittii, one genomic interval encodes:
- the etfD gene encoding electron transfer flavoprotein-ubiquinone oxidoreductase yields MEHIERESMEFDVVIVGAGPAGLSAAIKIRQLAIEKNLPDLSVCVVEKGSEVGAHILSGAVLEPRAINELFPNWKDEGAPLNVPVTEDKTFFLLSDTTSKEVPHWMVPKTMHNDGNYVISLGNVVRWLGQKAEELEVSIFPGFAASEVLYHEDGTVKGIQTGDMGVGKDGEPTHNFTPGYELHAKYTLFAEGCRGHLGKRLIAKYNLDKDADPQHYGIGIKELWEIDPAKHKPGLVMHGAGWPLAETASSGGWWLYHAENNQVTLGMIVDLSYENPHMYPFMEMQRWKTHPLIKQYLEGGKRISYGARAVVKGGFNSLPKLTFPGGCLIGDDAGFLNFAKIKGSHTAMKSGMLCGEAVFEAIAAGVEKGGDLAIARVTEGEDLFVKELTSYTEKFNNSWLKEELYNSRNFGPAMHKFGQWMGGAFNFIDQNVFKVPFTLHDLKQDFAALKTVDATSFKPNYPKPDGKLTFDRLSSVFISNTVHEENQPAHLKLTDPSIPVNVNLPKWDEPAQRYCPAGVYEIMENDDGSKRFQINAANCVHCKTCDIKDPSQNITWVTPEGGGGPNYPNM; encoded by the coding sequence ATGGAACACATCGAACGTGAATCGATGGAGTTTGACGTTGTCATCGTAGGTGCAGGACCTGCCGGTCTGTCTGCTGCGATTAAGATCCGTCAATTAGCGATTGAAAAAAACTTACCCGATCTTTCTGTTTGTGTAGTTGAAAAAGGCTCTGAAGTAGGTGCGCATATCTTGTCTGGTGCTGTGCTTGAGCCACGTGCCATCAATGAACTTTTCCCGAACTGGAAAGATGAAGGCGCGCCTTTAAACGTACCTGTAACTGAAGACAAAACATTCTTCTTACTTTCAGACACCACATCAAAAGAAGTACCACACTGGATGGTTCCTAAAACCATGCACAACGACGGTAACTACGTTATCTCGTTAGGTAACGTGGTTCGTTGGTTAGGTCAAAAAGCTGAAGAGCTAGAAGTTTCGATCTTCCCTGGCTTTGCTGCATCTGAAGTGCTTTACCATGAAGACGGTACTGTGAAAGGGATTCAAACTGGCGACATGGGTGTTGGTAAAGACGGCGAACCAACGCATAACTTTACCCCAGGTTATGAACTTCACGCTAAATATACCCTCTTTGCTGAAGGTTGCCGTGGTCACTTAGGTAAACGCCTGATTGCGAAATACAACCTTGATAAAGATGCTGATCCTCAACATTACGGTATCGGGATTAAAGAGCTTTGGGAAATTGATCCAGCAAAACATAAGCCGGGCTTAGTGATGCACGGTGCAGGCTGGCCTTTAGCGGAAACAGCTTCTTCTGGTGGTTGGTGGTTATATCACGCTGAAAACAACCAAGTGACTTTGGGTATGATCGTGGACTTATCTTATGAAAATCCACACATGTATCCATTTATGGAAATGCAGCGCTGGAAAACTCACCCACTGATTAAACAGTATTTAGAAGGTGGTAAGCGTATTTCTTACGGCGCACGTGCGGTAGTGAAAGGCGGTTTCAACTCATTGCCTAAACTAACTTTCCCAGGTGGATGCTTAATTGGTGATGATGCAGGTTTCTTAAACTTTGCAAAAATCAAAGGCTCACACACTGCCATGAAATCAGGCATGTTATGTGGTGAAGCTGTATTTGAAGCCATTGCTGCCGGTGTAGAAAAAGGCGGTGATCTTGCGATTGCACGTGTTACTGAAGGCGAAGATTTATTCGTTAAAGAATTGACTTCATACACTGAAAAATTTAACAACAGCTGGTTAAAAGAAGAGCTTTATAACTCTCGTAACTTTGGCCCAGCAATGCATAAATTTGGTCAATGGATGGGTGGTGCATTTAACTTTATCGACCAGAATGTCTTTAAAGTACCATTCACTTTACATGACTTGAAGCAAGACTTCGCTGCATTGAAAACTGTTGATGCAACCAGCTTTAAGCCAAACTATCCAAAACCAGATGGCAAGCTTACATTTGACCGTTTATCTTCTGTGTTTATCTCAAACACTGTACATGAAGAAAACCAGCCAGCTCACTTGAAGCTTACAGATCCTTCAATTCCAGTGAATGTAAACTTACCGAAATGGGATGAGCCTGCACAGCGCTATTGTCCTGCTGGTGTTTACGAAATCATGGAAAATGATGATGGCTCTAAACGTTTCCAGATTAACGCAGCGAACTGTGTTCACTGTAAGACTTGTGATATTAAAGACCCATCTCAGAACATCACATGGGTAACGCCTGAAGGTGGTGGTGGTCCGAATTATCCTAATATGTAA
- the tusA gene encoding sulfurtransferase TusA yields MSEQPISPTVQLNTRGLRCPEPVMMLHQAIRKSKSGDVVEVFATDNSTSWDIPKFCMHLGHELLLQEERLDENGHKEFHYLVKKG; encoded by the coding sequence ATGTCAGAGCAACCCATTTCACCTACTGTACAACTCAATACGCGTGGATTACGTTGTCCGGAACCTGTGATGATGTTGCATCAAGCCATCCGCAAATCTAAATCTGGGGATGTGGTTGAAGTGTTCGCAACAGATAATTCGACTTCGTGGGATATTCCTAAATTTTGTATGCATTTAGGCCATGAGTTGCTTTTGCAAGAAGAACGCTTAGATGAAAACGGTCATAAAGAATTTCATTACTTAGTAAAGAAAGGGTAA
- the corC gene encoding HlyC/CorC family transporter produces the protein MQEEPSPSWGMRGLRKWLGTAPETRDELLKLVQNSRRFLEPDTVAMLEGVLDLPATKIREVMTPRTAMISLQEDDQLLDILDVLVESAHSRFPVFSADQPDNVVGILLAKDLLPFLTEPNTKVDIRVLMRQPLFVPESARSDQVLRMLKHTQTHIAIVIDEYGSTAGLVTLEDILEEIVGEIEDEHDTVDEDAQYIVPDNDHTVANAWMVQALTPIEHFNTVLDADFSDDEVETVGGLLLQEIGLVSDLQGQTVELGNWLFTIVEADARTIHLIRAVRQ, from the coding sequence ATGCAAGAGGAACCAAGTCCGTCGTGGGGAATGCGAGGCTTACGAAAATGGTTAGGTACAGCGCCAGAAACCCGTGATGAATTATTAAAATTAGTCCAAAATTCACGCCGCTTTTTAGAACCAGATACCGTTGCTATGCTTGAAGGCGTTCTTGACCTTCCAGCTACAAAAATTCGTGAAGTCATGACGCCACGAACAGCAATGATCAGTTTGCAAGAAGATGATCAATTACTTGATATTCTTGATGTACTGGTTGAGTCTGCTCACTCACGCTTTCCAGTCTTCTCTGCCGATCAGCCTGACAATGTTGTCGGGATTTTGCTCGCAAAAGATTTGTTGCCGTTTCTAACTGAGCCGAATACCAAAGTTGATATTCGAGTTCTTATGCGCCAACCTTTATTTGTTCCTGAAAGTGCACGTTCCGATCAGGTCTTACGTATGTTGAAACATACTCAAACTCACATTGCGATTGTGATTGATGAATATGGCTCAACAGCAGGTCTTGTTACGCTTGAAGATATTCTTGAAGAGATCGTTGGCGAAATTGAAGATGAGCACGACACGGTTGATGAAGATGCTCAGTACATTGTTCCTGACAATGACCATACGGTAGCAAATGCATGGATGGTGCAAGCACTTACACCAATCGAACATTTCAATACTGTTTTAGATGCTGATTTTTCTGACGATGAAGTAGAAACTGTCGGCGGTTTATTGCTTCAAGAGATTGGTCTGGTAAGTGATTTACAAGGTCAAACTGTTGAGCTTGGAAATTGGTTATTTACAATCGTTGAAGCAGATGCCCGCACTATTCATCTGATTCGAGCTGTACGTCAATGA
- the lnt gene encoding apolipoprotein N-acyltransferase, whose protein sequence is MRAYFEKLLDSSQQQKQLPLIFPLLIALFSGAVFSFSLAPYYWWWLAILSPALLYATLHKRSAKQAFAIGWSYGFGLWFVGAFWLYTSIHVYGDTNAFLSVCMIAVMALVMGLFTAFQTWVYRRFFPETPLTFAPLWIVFEWAKTWVFTGFPWLFVGYAFTERLLDGYAPLFGIYAISFVVIVLACALVEVLRKRIFWIIPSALLILGAWGASYIQFVKPKDAKPLSVSLIQGNIPQDLKWLTEYQVRTLEIYAGLTQSEWGRDLIVWPESSIPLFQTDIEPFLDAMDAQAKKNHTAWVTGIPYWDFEKSHQVGSPLYYNSIMASGSDSSGLYKKQRLVPFGEYIPLSGLLSWVLPAMQNDISMSGFTRGESDQKPLLIKGHALAAAICYEVAYPNLTRRNAEDSDFLVTVSNDAWFTGTAGPWQHLQMVQMRAKENGRWFIRATNTGVTAFIDQNGHITEQAPIDKEFVLRGDLPAMQGQTLYNRLGDYPVLGFAVLLLVLGWVYRPRKVDVSFKSRR, encoded by the coding sequence ATGAGAGCATACTTTGAAAAGCTGTTAGATTCTTCGCAACAACAAAAACAGCTTCCTTTAATTTTTCCTTTACTCATTGCTTTATTTTCAGGTGCCGTATTCAGTTTTTCACTGGCACCTTATTATTGGTGGTGGTTGGCAATTTTATCTCCGGCCCTACTCTATGCAACACTACATAAGCGCTCAGCTAAACAAGCCTTTGCTATTGGTTGGAGCTACGGCTTTGGTTTATGGTTTGTAGGCGCTTTCTGGCTCTATACTTCCATCCATGTATATGGCGATACCAATGCTTTTCTAAGCGTGTGTATGATTGCTGTTATGGCCCTTGTGATGGGCTTATTTACGGCATTTCAGACATGGGTTTACCGACGATTCTTCCCTGAAACACCACTAACTTTTGCGCCGCTTTGGATTGTTTTCGAGTGGGCAAAAACTTGGGTATTTACAGGTTTCCCATGGCTGTTTGTAGGTTATGCTTTTACCGAGCGTTTACTCGATGGTTATGCACCGCTATTTGGTATTTATGCAATTTCCTTCGTGGTCATTGTATTAGCATGTGCTTTAGTTGAAGTTCTACGCAAGCGTATTTTCTGGATTATCCCATCTGCCCTATTGATTTTAGGTGCATGGGGAGCATCATACATACAGTTTGTAAAACCTAAAGATGCCAAACCGCTTAGCGTTTCACTCATTCAAGGTAATATTCCACAAGATTTAAAATGGTTAACTGAATATCAAGTTAGAACATTAGAAATTTATGCTGGTTTAACTCAATCTGAATGGGGTCGTGACCTGATTGTATGGCCTGAGTCTTCAATTCCACTTTTCCAAACTGATATTGAACCATTTTTGGATGCAATGGATGCACAAGCGAAAAAGAACCATACAGCTTGGGTAACTGGCATTCCTTATTGGGATTTCGAAAAATCACATCAAGTTGGTAGCCCGCTGTATTACAACAGTATTATGGCTTCTGGCAGTGACTCAAGTGGACTCTATAAAAAGCAGCGTCTTGTTCCATTTGGTGAATATATTCCTCTTTCAGGTTTACTCTCGTGGGTATTACCAGCCATGCAAAATGATATTAGCATGAGCGGTTTTACACGTGGTGAGAGTGACCAGAAACCCCTCTTAATTAAAGGGCATGCACTTGCTGCTGCAATTTGTTATGAAGTGGCTTATCCGAACCTAACAAGACGTAATGCAGAGGACAGTGACTTCTTAGTTACTGTCTCGAATGATGCTTGGTTCACGGGTACTGCGGGCCCATGGCAACATTTGCAAATGGTGCAAATGCGCGCGAAAGAAAATGGCCGTTGGTTTATTCGTGCAACCAACACTGGTGTAACAGCGTTTATTGATCAAAATGGTCATATCACTGAACAAGCACCAATCGATAAAGAGTTTGTCTTAAGAGGTGACTTACCTGCTATGCAAGGTCAAACGCTTTATAACCGTTTAGGTGATTATCCAGTGTTAGGATTTGCAGTATTACTGCTCGTTCTAGGCTGGGTATATCGTCCACGTAAAGTTGACGTTTCTTTTAAATCCCGCCGCTAA
- the csaA gene encoding tRNA-binding protein, protein MDQIEWNDFLKVELRVGKIIQAEVFEKARKPAYILHVDFGEELGVRKSSAQITKLYQPQDLVGKLVVAVVNFPKKQIGPIQSECLVTGFHNADGDVALCIPEFEVPLGTKLL, encoded by the coding sequence ATGGATCAAATCGAGTGGAATGATTTTTTAAAAGTAGAGCTTCGCGTTGGTAAAATTATTCAAGCTGAGGTTTTTGAAAAGGCGCGTAAACCTGCTTATATTTTGCATGTAGATTTTGGTGAAGAATTGGGTGTACGTAAATCAAGTGCGCAGATTACTAAGCTCTATCAGCCACAAGATTTGGTGGGTAAATTAGTTGTTGCCGTAGTGAATTTCCCTAAAAAACAAATCGGACCTATCCAGTCGGAATGTTTAGTGACAGGGTTTCATAATGCAGATGGTGATGTAGCACTTTGTATCCCAGAGTTTGAAGTACCTCTGGGTACAAAGTTATTGTGA
- the gspG gene encoding type II secretion system major pseudopilin GspG, which translates to MKVKNIQSETPMEQHSESAVSNQFEPMCHSEQSSPSCVRTKLRFVNPHSGFTLIEVMVVIVILGVLAALIVPNVMGRSEKAKIDTTQIALKGVAGALDQYKLDNGHFPTMQEGGLDALVNQPATAKNWMPGGYVKGGYPKDSWKNDIQYVIPGADGRAFDLYSFGADGKEGGEGNDADIYYQP; encoded by the coding sequence ATGAAAGTAAAAAATATTCAAAGCGAAACACCGATGGAACAACATAGTGAATCTGCGGTTTCAAATCAGTTTGAGCCAATGTGCCATTCCGAGCAGAGTTCTCCATCTTGCGTTCGGACAAAGCTTCGCTTTGTTAATCCTCACTCAGGCTTTACCCTCATTGAAGTGATGGTCGTGATTGTAATTTTAGGCGTGTTAGCTGCTTTAATCGTACCAAATGTCATGGGGCGTAGTGAAAAAGCTAAAATTGATACGACTCAAATTGCATTAAAGGGTGTGGCGGGTGCTTTAGATCAGTACAAGCTTGATAACGGCCATTTCCCAACTATGCAAGAAGGTGGGCTAGATGCTTTGGTTAACCAACCTGCTACAGCGAAAAACTGGATGCCGGGTGGTTATGTAAAAGGTGGTTATCCTAAAGACAGCTGGAAAAATGATATTCAATATGTCATTCCTGGGGCAGATGGGCGAGCTTTTGATTTGTACTCATTTGGAGCAGATGGCAAAGAAGGGGGTGAGGGTAATGATGCAGATATTTATTACCAACCTTAA
- the gspF gene encoding type II secretion system inner membrane protein GspF, which translates to MPAYQFTAIDASGKQQKGVLEGDSARQIRQQLRDKAWTPISVDPVEQKDKHQSQGLFQKKFSAYDLALMTRQLSVLVAAAIPLEEALRAVSRQSEKTHVQNLLLSVRSRVLEGHSLAQGMQQSGRFPDLYIATVAAGERSGHLDLILDQLSDYTENRFAMQKKVQGAMIYPIILMLMSFGIVMGLMTYVVPEIVKTFDQNKDALPWITVALMKASDFIRHAWVFIILFTVVGVIAFVRFLKTTAGHYAFDRLTLKLPLFGKLSRGINAARFASTLSILTRSGVPLVDALKIGAAVTNNWVIRDSIVHAAERVTEGGNLGTQLERSGYFPPMMVQMIRSGEASGELDRMLERASTMQDREVTTFISTLLALLEPLMLVLMASIVLVIVIAVMLPIVNMNNMI; encoded by the coding sequence ATGCCTGCATATCAATTTACTGCCATTGATGCTTCAGGGAAGCAGCAAAAAGGGGTGCTTGAGGGAGACTCAGCGCGCCAGATTCGCCAACAATTACGCGATAAAGCATGGACTCCCATTAGTGTCGATCCTGTTGAACAAAAAGATAAACATCAGAGTCAGGGGTTATTCCAAAAAAAGTTTAGTGCTTATGATTTGGCGCTCATGACCAGACAACTTTCCGTTTTGGTTGCAGCTGCTATTCCACTTGAGGAAGCCCTACGCGCAGTGAGTAGGCAAAGCGAAAAAACACATGTACAAAATCTTTTATTATCTGTGCGTTCCCGAGTCTTAGAAGGCCATTCACTCGCACAAGGTATGCAACAATCTGGACGGTTTCCAGACCTTTATATTGCTACGGTTGCTGCGGGGGAGCGTTCGGGGCATTTAGATCTCATTTTAGATCAGCTCTCGGATTACACTGAAAACCGCTTTGCCATGCAAAAGAAAGTTCAAGGCGCCATGATTTATCCCATCATTTTAATGCTGATGTCTTTTGGTATTGTGATGGGCTTAATGACTTATGTGGTGCCAGAGATTGTAAAAACTTTTGATCAAAATAAAGATGCTCTCCCGTGGATTACCGTCGCTTTAATGAAAGCCAGCGATTTTATTCGACATGCTTGGGTGTTTATTATTCTTTTTACAGTGGTGGGTGTTATCGCATTCGTTCGGTTTTTAAAAACCACTGCTGGACATTATGCTTTTGATCGATTAACACTCAAATTGCCATTATTCGGTAAACTGTCACGTGGTATTAATGCTGCACGCTTTGCTAGTACCTTATCTATTTTGACCCGTTCAGGTGTCCCTTTGGTCGATGCCTTAAAAATTGGTGCGGCAGTAACCAATAACTGGGTTATCCGCGATTCAATTGTCCACGCGGCTGAGCGTGTGACAGAGGGCGGTAACTTAGGTACACAGCTTGAGCGCAGTGGTTATTTCCCACCAATGATGGTACAAATGATTCGTAGTGGTGAGGCATCAGGCGAACTGGACCGCATGTTAGAACGAGCATCGACCATGCAAGACCGTGAGGTGACGACATTTATTTCCACCTTACTGGCATTACTTGAACCGCTTATGCTGGTTTTAATGGCAAGCATTGTACTGGTTATTGTAATCGCGGTTATGCTGCCAATCGTAAATATGAACAATATGATTTAA
- the priA gene encoding primosomal protein N': MTITPKPDSVVYRVRVAVPVHLYDTFDYTLTQAQYERARVGSRVAISFGRQNLIGIITEKVNPNEPFTGTFQLKAISELLDDEPILDEQVLSLLTWSAQYYQFPIGEVMQTALPALLRQGKPMDVLFHLWKITPCDNVEALLKRSVKQQDAYQILKLHPAGTTENILNLSGVETATLKALQKKGLVDCTLEPHDFSPAPVQLAQMPLTLNEDQKKATQHVINAQHQYQAFLLDGLTGSGKTEVYLHIMHEVLKQGKQVLVLVPEIGLTPQTISRFKSRFNCDIALLHSGLNDSKRLQAWQQAQTGKASIILGTRSAIYTPLPRLGLIILDEEHDLSYKQQEGFRYHARDVALYRGHLQNCPVILGSATPSIDSYYLVETGKLTALQLNQRAGHALLPKMHLIDLKIVKKQHGISQPLIEQIKNTLARKEQVLIFLNRRGYAPVLVCESCGWQANCPHCDAHFTLHTQPYSYLHCHHCGTVHRLPDHCPECQQKSLKTLGAGTAKVEEHLQELFPEHEVIRVDRDSTSRVGSWQKIYDRIHQNKPTILLGTQMLAKGHHFPHVTLVAILDIDAGLLSVDIRAPERTAQLIVQVAGRAGRGEHKGHVYLQTLRPDHPLLTTLIEKDYRAVAKQTLAERKVALLPPYRYAVLIRAESKDRDYTLHFLNEAAEQLRQIAGDIVDIWGPIPAPMERKAGRYRAHMVILSADRARLHFYLRQWWSQLVNAPRQHQLRLSIDVDPQEFN, translated from the coding sequence ATGACCATAACGCCAAAGCCTGATTCAGTTGTTTATCGTGTGCGTGTAGCCGTACCTGTGCATCTGTACGACACTTTTGACTATACACTCACCCAAGCACAATATGAACGGGCCCGCGTAGGCTCACGCGTCGCTATTTCATTTGGACGCCAAAACCTGATTGGTATCATTACTGAAAAAGTGAACCCAAATGAACCATTTACAGGCACCTTTCAACTTAAAGCCATTTCTGAACTTTTAGATGATGAGCCTATTTTAGATGAACAAGTTTTAAGTTTATTGACATGGTCAGCCCAGTATTACCAATTTCCAATTGGTGAGGTCATGCAAACCGCCCTACCTGCATTATTGCGTCAGGGCAAACCGATGGATGTTTTGTTTCATCTTTGGAAAATCACACCCTGCGATAATGTTGAAGCACTTCTTAAACGCTCGGTAAAGCAACAAGATGCTTATCAGATTTTAAAGTTACACCCTGCCGGAACTACAGAAAATATTCTCAATTTAAGTGGTGTAGAAACGGCTACCCTTAAAGCGCTTCAAAAGAAAGGGCTAGTAGATTGCACACTTGAACCGCACGACTTTAGCCCCGCACCTGTTCAATTGGCACAAATGCCGCTCACACTCAATGAAGACCAAAAGAAGGCAACCCAGCACGTCATAAACGCGCAACATCAGTACCAAGCCTTCTTGTTAGATGGTTTAACTGGAAGTGGTAAAACTGAAGTTTATCTGCACATCATGCACGAAGTGCTAAAGCAAGGTAAGCAAGTATTGGTTTTGGTTCCTGAAATTGGTTTAACCCCTCAAACCATTTCTCGGTTTAAGTCTCGTTTTAATTGTGATATTGCTCTCTTGCACTCTGGCTTAAATGACTCTAAACGTTTACAAGCATGGCAACAGGCACAAACTGGTAAAGCATCTATTATTTTAGGGACACGCTCTGCGATCTATACACCACTGCCACGTTTAGGTTTAATCATTTTAGATGAAGAACATGATCTGTCTTATAAACAGCAAGAAGGCTTCCGCTACCATGCACGTGATGTCGCACTTTATCGAGGTCACTTGCAAAACTGCCCTGTTATTTTAGGTTCAGCAACACCGAGCATCGATAGTTATTATTTGGTCGAAACTGGCAAATTAACTGCACTGCAACTTAACCAACGTGCAGGCCATGCGCTCTTACCTAAAATGCATTTGATTGACCTTAAAATTGTCAAAAAACAGCATGGCATTAGCCAACCTTTAATCGAACAGATTAAAAATACCCTAGCCAGAAAAGAACAGGTTTTAATCTTTTTAAACCGTCGTGGCTATGCACCTGTACTGGTGTGTGAAAGCTGTGGCTGGCAAGCAAATTGTCCACATTGCGATGCGCATTTTACTTTACATACTCAGCCTTATTCTTACTTACATTGCCACCACTGTGGTACCGTTCATCGCTTGCCAGACCATTGCCCTGAATGTCAGCAAAAGAGTTTAAAAACCCTAGGAGCAGGGACAGCTAAGGTCGAAGAACACTTACAAGAATTATTTCCCGAACATGAAGTAATTCGAGTTGACCGTGACAGCACAAGTCGTGTGGGTAGCTGGCAAAAAATCTATGACCGTATTCATCAAAACAAACCAACAATTTTGCTCGGCACTCAAATGTTGGCAAAAGGCCATCATTTTCCACACGTCACCTTAGTTGCTATTTTAGATATTGATGCGGGCTTACTGAGTGTCGATATTCGTGCGCCAGAACGTACTGCGCAGTTGATTGTACAAGTCGCTGGACGTGCAGGCCGTGGCGAACATAAAGGCCATGTTTATTTACAAACCCTAAGACCCGATCACCCTTTACTAACGACTCTCATTGAAAAAGATTATCGGGCGGTTGCCAAACAGACGCTTGCAGAACGTAAAGTCGCATTGCTGCCGCCTTATCGTTATGCCGTACTGATACGTGCAGAGTCCAAAGATCGCGACTACACCTTACATTTCTTAAATGAAGCGGCGGAACAATTACGCCAAATTGCAGGTGACATTGTTGATATTTGGGGACCAATTCCAGCCCCTATGGAGCGTAAAGCAGGACGCTACCGTGCCCACATGGTAATTTTATCTGCTGACCGTGCTCGCCTACATTTTTACTTAAGACAATGGTGGTCACAATTGGTTAATGCACCGCGTCAGCATCAACTCAGACTATCAATTGATGTTGATCCGCAAGAATTTAATTAG
- the kefB gene encoding monovalent cation:proton antiporter-2 (CPA2) family protein — MSFLLQATIFLGASLILVPLGKRLGIATVLGYLFTGILLGPSVLNIAHDPEAIMELAEFGVILLMFLIGLELRPQRLWEMRDSIFVMGSLQVLISGGILMLIILLLFQQQLSVSFVIGFALALSSTAFVLQLLTEKQQLNTTYGQQSFSILLFQDIAAIPLLAIIPLLAGTESTHHGVAYFAAIIATFTGLFLFSRYVMRPFFRFVAKSGATELITAVGLFIILAVVLLMDTLGISTTLGAFLTGVLLADSEFRHEVEASIAPFKGLLLGLFFMTVGMTTQLSLLIDMPLLIIGGAVGLLLIKTLILTAIARYKKYSWNNSLLLGTCLAQGGEFAFVILSLAKSEKILTQALLEPVTLIVTLSMVLTPVIYWIMATQVIPLFNKERPPEYDEIPQQDNPIIIAGFGRFGQIIARIARLQHLGFTAIDNNLQQVDFVRRYGGKLYYGDVTQPDLLRSAGIEKAKVFILAIDDVEDSMNVARHLRLNYPHLKLLARARDRHHVHLLRDLGVEYIWRETYLSSLGMAYRALRELGISDEQAYNNIEIFRDYDEKLLIQQQSIYTDEQKIFETHRNALAELEHLFESDAQQQATSKHDVNLKRHLQPNRIDITRDHLE, encoded by the coding sequence ATGTCATTCCTACTGCAAGCAACAATTTTTCTTGGAGCTTCTCTGATTTTAGTCCCTCTTGGCAAACGCCTAGGGATAGCAACAGTTTTAGGTTATTTATTTACAGGAATACTTCTGGGTCCTAGTGTTTTAAATATTGCACATGACCCGGAAGCGATTATGGAACTTGCCGAATTCGGTGTCATCTTATTGATGTTCTTAATCGGCTTAGAGTTACGCCCACAACGTTTGTGGGAAATGCGTGACTCTATTTTTGTGATGGGAAGTCTACAAGTCCTCATTAGCGGGGGCATTCTTATGTTGATCATACTATTACTGTTTCAACAGCAGCTTTCTGTCAGCTTTGTGATTGGTTTTGCCCTTGCGCTGTCTTCTACCGCTTTTGTATTACAGCTTCTGACTGAAAAACAGCAACTCAATACGACTTATGGTCAGCAGTCTTTTTCCATTTTACTCTTTCAAGATATAGCAGCTATTCCCTTACTTGCCATCATTCCACTCTTGGCAGGAACAGAATCAACCCATCATGGCGTCGCTTATTTTGCAGCTATTATTGCAACCTTTACTGGCCTGTTTCTGTTTAGCCGCTATGTAATGCGTCCCTTCTTTCGCTTTGTTGCTAAAAGTGGAGCGACTGAACTTATTACAGCAGTAGGATTATTTATTATTCTTGCTGTTGTCTTGCTGATGGATACATTAGGAATTAGCACCACATTAGGCGCTTTCCTCACAGGCGTATTATTAGCAGATTCAGAGTTCCGTCACGAAGTTGAAGCAAGTATTGCACCGTTTAAAGGTTTACTACTTGGCTTATTCTTTATGACTGTGGGTATGACCACCCAGCTGTCACTACTGATTGATATGCCATTGCTTATTATTGGTGGCGCAGTCGGTTTATTACTCATCAAAACGCTGATATTGACTGCGATTGCTCGCTATAAAAAATACAGTTGGAACAATAGTCTGCTTCTTGGGACTTGTTTAGCTCAAGGTGGTGAATTTGCTTTTGTCATTTTGAGTCTTGCAAAAAGTGAGAAGATTTTAACTCAGGCTCTATTAGAGCCAGTGACCCTTATTGTAACGTTGTCGATGGTCCTTACCCCAGTGATTTACTGGATTATGGCAACTCAGGTCATTCCTCTATTTAATAAAGAACGTCCACCTGAGTACGATGAAATTCCTCAGCAGGATAACCCGATTATCATTGCTGGTTTTGGACGATTTGGACAAATTATCGCGCGTATTGCTCGCCTGCAACATTTAGGTTTTACTGCCATCGATAACAATCTTCAGCAAGTGGACTTCGTTCGTCGATACGGCGGTAAGCTCTATTATGGCGATGTGACCCAACCGGATTTACTGCGTTCTGCCGGTATTGAAAAAGCAAAGGTATTTATTTTAGCGATTGATGATGTTGAAGACTCCATGAATGTCGCGCGTCATCTTAGATTAAATTATCCCCACTTAAAGCTATTAGCTCGCGCGCGTGACCGCCATCATGTCCATCTTTTAAGAGATTTAGGTGTTGAATATATTTGGCGTGAGACGTATTTATCTTCATTAGGAATGGCTTATCGTGCCTTGCGAGAACTCGGTATCTCTGATGAACAAGCCTATAACAATATCGAAATCTTTCGGGATTATGATGAGAAATTGCTCATACAGCAGCAAAGTATTTATACTGATGAACAGAAGATTTTTGAAACACATCGTAATGCCTTAGCCGAGCTTGAACATTTGTTTGAAAGTGATGCGCAGCAACAAGCTACATCAAAACATGATGTTAATTTAAAGCGTCATTTACAACCAAATCGCATCGACATTACAAGAGATCATCTAGAATAA